In Brevundimonas subvibrioides, a genomic segment contains:
- the rpsA gene encoding 30S ribosomal protein S1, with amino-acid sequence MSDTLNPTRDDFSALLDEQLQGRDLGEGQVVHGRVVGIEKDILIIDVGLKTEGRISIREFAIGEGSVVPKVGDNVEVYLERVENALGEAVISRDKARREEAWTRLEVVFAEGVPVNGAIVGRVKGGFTVDLGGASAFLPGSQVDIRPVRDVGPLMGKEQPFQILKMDRPRGNIVVSRRAILEEARAEQRTELVGQLQEGEVRDGVVKNITDYGAFVDLGGIDGLLHVTDMSWKRVSHPSQVLAVGDTVQVQIVKINPDTQRISLGMKQLQSDPWDGVEAKYPPGAKYTGRITNITDYGAFVELEAGVEGLVHVSEMSWTKKNVHPGKIVSTSQEVDVVVLDVDASKRRISLGLKQAQDNPWDAFVAQHPIGSTVEGEVKNATEFGLFIGLDNDIDGMVHLSDLDWSVSGEEAIQRYRKGEMVKAKVLDVDVEKERVSLGIKQLGGDPVGDGDTYKKGQTVTVTVTSIESGGIEVKFGEDDAPVTSFVRKSDISRDKNEQRPERFAVGDRVDAQITSIDKATRRISVSIKALEMADEKEAIEQFGSSDSGASLGDILGAALREKAKQD; translated from the coding sequence ATGTCTGATACCCTCAATCCCACGCGCGACGACTTCTCGGCGCTGCTCGACGAACAACTGCAAGGCCGTGATCTCGGCGAAGGCCAGGTCGTTCACGGCCGCGTCGTCGGCATCGAAAAGGACATCCTGATCATCGACGTCGGTCTGAAGACCGAAGGCCGCATCTCGATCCGCGAGTTCGCCATCGGCGAAGGGTCCGTGGTCCCCAAGGTCGGCGACAATGTCGAAGTCTATCTGGAGCGCGTCGAGAACGCCCTGGGTGAGGCCGTCATCAGCCGCGACAAGGCCCGTCGCGAAGAAGCCTGGACCCGTCTGGAAGTCGTCTTCGCTGAAGGTGTGCCGGTCAACGGTGCCATCGTCGGCCGCGTCAAGGGCGGCTTCACCGTCGACCTGGGTGGCGCTTCGGCCTTCCTGCCCGGCAGCCAGGTCGACATCCGCCCCGTGCGCGACGTCGGCCCGCTGATGGGCAAGGAGCAGCCGTTCCAGATCCTCAAGATGGACCGGCCGCGCGGCAACATCGTCGTCTCGCGTCGTGCGATTCTGGAAGAGGCCCGCGCCGAACAGCGCACCGAGCTGGTCGGCCAGCTGCAGGAAGGTGAAGTCCGCGACGGCGTCGTCAAGAATATCACCGACTATGGCGCGTTCGTGGACCTGGGCGGCATCGACGGCCTGCTGCACGTCACCGACATGTCGTGGAAGCGCGTCTCCCATCCGTCGCAGGTGCTCGCCGTCGGCGACACCGTCCAGGTGCAGATCGTCAAGATCAACCCGGACACCCAGCGCATCTCGCTGGGCATGAAGCAGCTGCAGTCCGATCCGTGGGACGGCGTCGAAGCCAAATATCCGCCGGGCGCGAAATACACGGGCCGCATCACCAACATCACCGACTACGGCGCCTTCGTGGAGCTGGAAGCCGGCGTCGAGGGCCTGGTCCACGTTTCGGAAATGTCCTGGACCAAGAAGAACGTCCACCCCGGCAAGATCGTCTCGACCTCGCAGGAAGTCGACGTCGTGGTCCTGGATGTCGACGCCTCCAAGCGCCGCATCAGCCTCGGCCTCAAGCAGGCCCAGGACAATCCGTGGGATGCCTTCGTGGCCCAGCACCCGATCGGTTCGACCGTGGAGGGCGAGGTCAAGAACGCCACCGAGTTCGGCCTGTTCATCGGTCTGGACAACGACATCGACGGCATGGTGCACCTGTCCGATCTCGACTGGTCGGTCTCGGGTGAGGAAGCCATCCAGCGCTACCGCAAGGGCGAGATGGTCAAGGCCAAGGTGCTCGACGTCGACGTCGAGAAGGAACGCGTCTCGCTCGGCATCAAGCAGCTGGGCGGCGATCCCGTCGGCGACGGCGACACCTACAAGAAGGGCCAGACCGTCACCGTGACCGTGACGTCCATCGAGTCGGGCGGCATCGAGGTCAAGTTCGGCGAAGACGATGCGCCGGTCACGTCCTTCGTGCGCAAGTCGGACATCAGCCGCGACAAGAACGAGCAGCGCCCCGAGCGTTTCGCCGTCGGCGACCGCGTCGATGCCCAGATCACGAGCATCGACAAGGCCACCCGTCGCATCTCCGTCTCGATCAAGGCCCTGGAAATGGCCGACGAGAAGGAAGCCATCGAACAGTTCGGATCCTCGGATTCGGGTGCCTCGCTGGGCGATATCCTCGGCGCGGCCCTGCGCGAGAAAGCCAAGCAGGACTGA
- a CDS encoding type II toxin-antitoxin system RelE/ParE family toxin translates to MSPIDDSSGFELEFSETFDAWLQGLRDHRAAARITVRLERLERGHWGDARSVGEGVTELRIDYGPGYRLYAARRGRRIVLMLAGGDKSSQRRDIEAAKVLAREYGDGT, encoded by the coding sequence TCGCCCATAGACGACAGTTCTGGCTTCGAGCTCGAGTTCTCGGAGACGTTCGATGCATGGCTTCAAGGGCTCCGTGATCACCGCGCTGCCGCGCGTATCACGGTACGGCTTGAAAGACTTGAGCGTGGTCATTGGGGCGACGCCAGGTCTGTCGGCGAGGGCGTAACGGAGCTGCGTATCGATTATGGCCCCGGCTACCGGCTCTACGCCGCGCGGAGGGGACGACGTATTGTGTTGATGCTGGCTGGTGGCGACAAGTCCAGCCAGCGCAGGGACATTGAGGCCGCCAAGGTGCTGGCCAGGGAATATGGCGATGGCACCTGA
- the cmk gene encoding (d)CMP kinase encodes MTTSFVIAVDGPAASGKGTIASRLAAHYGLPFLDTGLLYRAVGLDVLTGGGDLGDARAAEAAARALDAARLSEDPALTTGEAGEAASRVAGHPGVRAALLDLQQAFARQAGGAVLDGRDIGTVIAPDAPAKLFVTATPETRAHRRWLQLSGRGDAITFEAMLADIQRRDERDAGRGAAPMVQADDAVLLDTTDMDIESAFDAARRIVEAARARHGL; translated from the coding sequence TTGACTACGTCCTTCGTCATTGCGGTGGATGGCCCCGCCGCCTCGGGCAAGGGGACGATCGCCTCGCGTCTGGCCGCCCACTACGGTCTGCCTTTCCTCGACACCGGCCTGCTTTACCGCGCCGTCGGTCTGGACGTCCTGACCGGCGGAGGGGACCTCGGCGATGCCCGGGCGGCGGAGGCGGCAGCGCGGGCCCTCGACGCCGCCCGCCTGTCGGAGGACCCCGCGCTGACGACGGGAGAGGCGGGCGAGGCCGCCAGTCGCGTGGCCGGGCATCCGGGCGTCCGCGCCGCCCTTCTGGACCTGCAGCAGGCCTTCGCGCGCCAGGCGGGCGGGGCGGTGCTGGACGGGCGTGACATCGGCACGGTCATCGCACCGGACGCGCCCGCCAAGCTGTTCGTCACCGCGACACCGGAGACCCGCGCGCATCGCCGCTGGCTGCAGCTGTCCGGGCGCGGCGACGCCATCACCTTCGAGGCCATGCTGGCCGATATCCAGCGCCGCGACGAGCGCGACGCCGGTCGAGGCGCGGCACCCATGGTCCAGGCCGACGACGCCGTCTTGCTGGACACGACCGATATGGATATAGAGAGCGCCTTCGATGCGGCCCGCCGTATCGTCGAGGCGGCGCGCGCGAGACACGGCCTTTAG
- a CDS encoding addiction module antidote protein translates to MAPDTIPFDPARYLNAPEAIEEYLVASFEEAAEYGDPGIITKALGTVARAKGMTKMAEDAELSRTALYRALSAEGRPELATIFKVMQALGLRLAPVRMKPAA, encoded by the coding sequence ATGGCACCTGATACCATTCCGTTCGATCCGGCGCGATATCTGAATGCCCCGGAAGCGATCGAGGAATACCTGGTCGCCTCGTTCGAGGAGGCGGCCGAGTACGGCGATCCAGGAATCATCACCAAAGCCCTCGGCACGGTCGCCCGCGCCAAGGGCATGACGAAGATGGCAGAGGATGCCGAACTATCCCGGACAGCCCTTTACCGTGCGCTCAGCGCCGAGGGTCGTCCCGAACTGGCCACCATCTTCAAGGTGATGCAGGCCCTGGGCCTGCGCCTCGCGCCTGTACGCATGAAGCCTGCCGCTTGA